In Plasmodium coatneyi strain Hackeri chromosome 8, complete sequence, the genomic stretch TCTGGAGGTTTTCTTTGCTTAGGGAATCTACGTCGACGTACACATCATTTAAAACCCCAGAGAGGTGTAACACCCTTTTGTCCTTATCACTGAAAGTTACGTAAATAtgataaaatttaaaaaagtgatCCAAAAATTTGTCAAACTTTTCCGTATCTGTGGGGTGTAAAGTCATATTGTTTATGTTTTCCAATGCACCTTTTATGTCGTctgcttttttattccccttatTATCGATAAAGGCGTTTTTCAGCAGGGCTAGCAGGGTAGCCCTTTTATTTCTGTCATCATCAATTGTTAGTGCATTTTGCccggagaaaaggaaagaaaagaataaaatggggagtaaaagaagggaagttATTCGTGGCATGGTGACTACTGATTTGGAAAGGAAAGTATGAAATGTGCAGATGAAAAGGCGCAACGAGGGCTTAAAGACGTAAATATTGTTAACTTATTTgcagctatttttttccttttttgtgccctTTATGGGTTCGTACTTTAGGAAAAGTGGTTAGCTGAGCTATGCTTGGATTATTTTGTTGTATTTCACTGTTCAGCATTTCACTTAGAACATTTCTCAAGTGCATTTCCCTCCTTTCATCTTATTTTGAATCCATTTATGGGAacgaaaatttgcaaaacTACGCGTAtccaccaaaaaaaaattgacctGAAAAGAATTCACCCTAGGAATGTTCACCTTTTCACATTAGACTACGCAGAAGGAATTGCTTTTAGATTTTTATTAGTAGGAaattagagaaaaaaaaaaagagcaataATAAAATAGTAAAATACAGTGCGCTGATCCGAgataagaattttttttttttttctcgtgtGTTGATGTAAGATTTGATCTGCCACTTGGATCGCCATTTTATATGCGTTAATTtgtgccccccttttttggcaTCGTCCCGAGCTTGATAGGCAGGTGTGTGAGATCACTTGCTAAGCACTGGGGACGGGTAAACTATGCAGTAAGGGATTTGTTCATCTCCCTTTATTTGGGCGAACCAGCAAGTTgagcgtaaaaaaaattagcaaaatgAACTAGGTGAACACGTGAAACAAGATGAATTAACCCACATGTATCAATTTATTAGACCCGAGATAAAGCGTAATTTGCAAATACCATGGCGCGCAAGGGACTAAATTGCGTACACTAATTGAGCGCACTTATTGTTCGTACTAATGCTACCACTTTTATATCCTTTCATTTCATGCGAAATGTGTAAATCTGCGAGGTAGcgtatttcatttttcggcTTATGTTTTCTTTATCTTTTTGCTTGCCAaaatttgtgctttttttgttaattcgAAGAAGAGTGTAATAAACCGTTCCAGTTCGTTTCaacctatttttttttttttttacacattaaacgtgaagtgaaaaaaaattactttttcAGAGTGGTAAACACGTAAAACTCAAGCCAAAATGGAAGGCACAAAAGAACCATCAGCCATTCCAACgagtatacatttttttttttaaaagagttAATACTTGGGGAAAGCATACCATGTTAAATAAGTTGGCACATGAGTATCCAAAAATGTGGatcatggaaaaaaaaatgccattttAACTGTTCCAAGTTTATCAAATTGGAAATAAATTAAGGTATATTTTTGGAGCTAATTTCTTTCTGTTGTGATAGGGATCCTCCTCCGGGGGTGGAACACCCAAAACGAGGttgctagctttttttttttttttttttttttttttcaagaaaaaatgaaaaggaaaacgaaaagtCCAGACCTGTTCAACATTGTTTTTACACTTGCATTCATTTACACCATGATcggaacttcttccttacacttttgcagagaaaaagaaggaaggaagaaccacCACTTCTTGACCATGGAAGATCTTTCACGGTGTTATAATCCATATCCAGCGATTCCCAGTAGTACAGAGTAGTTTTTAAACAGTCTTAGGTTGGTTTTACAGGCTgcgtgcttttttttttttttttttccttttctttgtctCCACATTTTagtattttaaaaggaatacaGGTGACTGTCTTTTTCCACATAGGACTTCCTCCATCACAGCAACAAACtgcacctttttccttccaggGGATGTGACGAATTGTTCACCTTTTCGATGAACGAAGGGATAACACgatgtatatacatttatttacaCACCACTTTGTGCGCGCATAATTGCAACTGCATGAACTGTCCTGAACAGTTTGTGTGCaaggtttagagtttaggtttcatggtttaggtttcagggttcaggtttcagggtttaggcttcgGGGTTTATGGatcaggttttaggtttccgggtttacggttcaggCTCTTGGCCTCAGGCTTCGggcttcagggttcaggtttgaggctttagggtttagtctttagggtttaggcttcgGGGTTTATGGatcaggctttagggttcgggccttagggttcaggttttagggttcagtttttagggttcaggcttatGGGTTAATGCTTTAGGATTCAGTTTTTAGGGTACAGTCTTTAGGGTTctggctttagggttcagggtttagggtgtagggtttaggtttaggtttagtgtttaggtttcagaCTTCAAGTTTCACCTTTTAGGTTTTAAGTTtgaaggtttaaggttcatgatttagggttcagcatTTTGGATTCAGCGTATGGGAGTAGGATTCAGGGCTTAGAGTTTATGATTTATTGTTTAGGTTTTATGCTTTTGTGTTTAGGCTtcgggttcagggttttggctttagggttcagggtttaggtataggtttcatggtttaggcatcagggttcagcgtttagcGTTAAAGATTCAcaatttagggtttaggattgaGTGTTTAGTTTTAGGGCTTAAATGTTAGGGCACagaatttagggttcacgatttagggttcactgTTTAAGGGTTTAAGATTTAGGTTTTATGGTTGtggctttagggttctggctttagggttcagatttaaagggtttagggttcaagatTTAGGGTTCTTGTTTTAGGTCTTATTGTATAGGTTTGAGTGCTTGGGGTTGCGTGTTTAGGGTTGAAGGGTTTTGGTTTTTacgatttagggttcagggtttaggatatGGATGTATGATTCAGGGTGTAGGAATAATGTTCTTTTGTAGGTTAAGGAATAACAATATGATGTTTTTTGGCATATTAGGAGAAGGTTCTTTTACTTAAggtgtaaaaagaaagacaagcaggagggaaaaaaggaagaagagggggaaaaaaagaataaaagtgagggaagaatgtaaaatgcatatggaaggagagaagggaaggttgtatgcaagaaattttttgctttatttgtatttttagggaaaaagaaaaaagaaatgaaggaaaaggaggaaaaaagagaaaaggaaagaggaaaaaacaaataaaaggaaagaaaaagaaagaaaagaaaagaaaaggaaagaagagaaaagaaaaaaaaaacgagtgTTCAGTGTATGGGAGTAGGGTTAAGGATATGAGAATAGGGTTGAAATTGTGGGAGTAGATTTGAGGATGTGGGGTTAAGGTTCTTTTCTAGgttataagaacaacaatgtggcctgctaCTTAGCTCCTTAGGGGGGAAAGGGTGAAGAactgtaaggaagaaaggaagaaaggaagaaagaaaggaaatgaggaaagaaagaaacgaaTGAAtattaggaagaagaaaaggaaggagagttCTATGGGGTATTAGGTTGATGGTTCCGGGTGTGGGTGTAGGATTCCTGGTATTAGAATTAAGGGTTCAGGTTGTAAGAGTAGGTTTCTGGGTGTGGGAGTGAGGTTAAGGGTGTAGGGGTAGGGTACAGGTTGTTGAAGTAGAATACAGGTTGTTAGAGTAGGGTACAGGTTTTTAAAGTAGAATACAGGTTTTTAgattagggtttagggtttaaaaATAAGGTAATTTTCTATGTTAGAAAgcaacaatatggcctggtaCTTAGCAGttaaggggaggaaaaaaaaaaaaaaaaaaaaaagaaggaaggaagaagaaaaagaaaatttaaggGGGAtaatgaaaggaagaaaggaataaaaagagagGATTTAggtaaaaagaggaaggtttgaaaagaaaaagaaggtgtaaggaaggaagatttaaaaataaaaagaaaattaaaaaaggaaggttttaagctgtaaaggaggaaggtttTAAGATGTAACGAATGAAgatttaaggtgtaaagaaggaaggttgaatgtgtatagaaggaataaggaagaaaagaagaaaggtttaaggtgtaaggaaagaaggtttaaggaagaaaaaaaagaagaaggaaggtgtaaagaaggaaagtttaaaaagaaaaagaagtttaaagGAAAGTTGTAAAGAGGGAATGTTTAAGGTGTAATGAAGAATAGATGGGTAATTCTTTCTctgcttctcttttttttaacgaagTGCAATgtatgtaggaaaaaaaacttgcaTAGGAagactatttttttttctttttatagtTTGAACAGTGTatagtaaaataaaggagcagggaaaatgaaaacactAGGGAATTTATTAGCACAGTGGACAAAGGAAAGAGGGATATCAGACGATATTGTAAATAATGGATTCATGTTTATATAAATTTGGACTTATATAAATGAGTGCTATGCATGAATATTagaataaaggaggaaaaattatatattttaaatatggGATCacactttcttttcctttccgttAATTATCCTAATATAGAATGCAATATGGAGCgatattatgaatatattGGAAGAATTCTTTGAacatatgaaggaagaagtggagGAATACGTAAAATCGTGTGATGATGTTTCGTATGATCGTAAATACAAGGACGTGAAGCCCGTGGACAAACTAGTCTGTAAGCAAATGTTAAAAGCACTATATTTTGTAAATAGGTTAGGTAATagatggaaaaatgaagatggCATAATAGAGGAGGAGGCAAAAATAAGGGAATATATGAGATGTATAATTGTTagcatttttatgtacaagTTGTTAGAATCAAGTtgtggaaaaaggaaaggcgTGGACTATGCTGTACAGGTAATGGAGAACTTGTTGAAATCATTCAAAGGTGAAAGTAAGGAGAATAATTGTATGTGGATGAAGTACAATGATATAAGTATGGGAGGAAGGGTAGTTGGAAGAACAATTAGAAGATGGTTACTGGCCGACAAAAGTATGAGACAGGAGTTAGGAAGAATTTGGCGTACTGGAACGTGTCAGAGCCAGAGTAAGTTGAAGATAGAGAAGAAGCAGGATGGAGtccaaagtgaaggaaaaattatagaACTGTTAGAGAAGTatggtgaaaaattaaaggaagaagaggaaaaatcaTGGGAGGAACCTAATGAACTTCTTGGATTATGGAAAGGATATGAAAAACGTACGCTATAAATTCATTTGGACCACTCTATGACAACATACTATTATCATTCCATAACACCACCACTACTTCACTACTACTCTATGACCACACCCTGCTATCATTCCATGACTACTCATTCATACACACACTCCTTCAGACCTTCCTTCACTCACTCAATGTTTGTTcgtccccttccttcttacagAGGATGAATGTGCTAAGGGAACCTTCTGCGAACGCACCAAGTGTGTAGCAAATAAATGGGTCCAAAacagaacaacaaaaaatggcGTAGGAAAATCTTATGTAAGGATGAATATTATTTACTACACTTATAATGatctacacatatatagtctaatgtatatacacaaatgaCCTAAGATGTTAACCATAATATGAACACATCCATGGTGCTTCTAtacattctttattttctttccttcctttcttcctttcttatttGTAGAGTGACATGTGGGATGATGGAGATATAGGGGCAGATTTAAAGAAACTCTCTGCTGCTATGACTGATGATAGTAAAACTATGGGGGATGAATGTCAAGACTTTGGGGGGATGAGTAGTACAAATAATAGTGCTAATAAGACGGTATGTGAGCTCATCACTGCAGGATTAAAGCATATTTATGAAATTAAAGTGGAGGACGGTGATAAGGATCCATTGAACGATGGAAGTGATCAGAAGTCCTTGGACAACCAATTATTTAAACAAACTATGTCTTGTGTCTTATTAAATGCATTTGCGGATAAAATGATCGAGCAAACGAAGGGTAAGCCATGTGCTATTACTGAGGACACTATAAATCGTGCATTCACTTCTGGAAatacaaagaaggaagaatggtgTAAGGTTGGGGGTGAAGCTAACTGTTTTGAATGTATAAGGGATGCAACTTATAAAGGTTGTGAAATAGTTGATAAGAAGGGCAGCAGAAGCGAAGTAAAGaacgaagtggaaaaaatgttacagAATTCGAAGAATGCAGAAGCAAGGCAAGTTATTGATGCCATAAATAACTTGTGTGCAACAACGAAACCAGACAGTCAAGTTGTCAAACCTTCCTCCAAAACAACAGATGCGTCAAGTCCGGACAATCCAATGAGTCCTGATGAGAAGGCATTCATAGAAAAGTTGTCCgaagaaaatgtgaatgaaGGTTATATAAGTAGTTTCGGTAGTATATGTGGCACTGAGGACGAAGTAACAGGTGGAATAATAACAAAGGAGGaccaaaatttttgtaaaataatactacgaaattttttaatgacaACCATGGAGGACAATTCTCTAATATTTACAGCAGGAAGTGCACGTACGTGGAATATTGATCGTACTGTACGGTGTCAAATTCTTAATCTGTGGATGAAACAatataaaacgaaaaagagtTGTGACccagaaaaaatgtatgaatatattGAACGTAATGTGAAGGAATTGATGGGGCCCATAGTGAAAGCAGTAAGTTATCAGCAGTGTAACTACGGGGCGGATGATAGTTCCTATACAAGCGGAGTAGACACGTCCCTtaaaagtaaggaagaacaagagtggaaaaaaaagatagatGAAGGAATAGCGAAGATGAATTTAGGGGATAACTGTGGTAAAACcgtatatgaagaaaagaaggaagcaaacaaaTCGGGGGAAACAATATCAACCGATCAGAATTCACTAGGGGGGAGCAGCAGTGAATCAAGCTCGCCTTCTCCCGAACAAACATCATCATATAAGAGTGCTCCAACAGCAGAAACACGCGTTCCAGGGAAGGATGCCCCAGcccctctccttccttctcctgctGCAGTCCCACTCAGTAATAAGCTTAACCCTTTCgacctccttaccccatacttTCCTACAATCCCTGTGGCTATTGCTACCTCTGTCATGAGTTATCTACtatggaaggtaagaaaaaaaaaaaaagaggaggaaagaaaagaaaaaaaaaaaaaaaaagaggaagaaagaaaagagaaggaaaagaaagaaagaaaaggaaggaaggaaaaaaaaaaaaaaagagaaggaaaaaaaaaaaaaaaagttgaatgaatcagtggggGGATGTGTgggatttctcattttagggtgtgtgtgtgtgtaggatttcgcatttaaagggtgtatgtgtaggatttcgcattttggggttgtgtaggatttggcattttagggtgtgtgtaggatttcacattttagtgGTGTTTGTGTTTAGGATGTTGCatttaagggtgtgtgtttgtaggatttcgcgttttagggtgtgtttgtaggatttcgcaatttagggtgtgtatgtgtaggatttcgcattttaggatgtgtatgtgtaggatttcgcattttagggttgtgtgtataggattttaCGCTTGTTTTTgtagtagtaattactgttgcgagaacaaacatttcacacccctattaaagaagcattttctccttttcctttcgtttactttcctttcctttttttttttttttttttttagtactttggaatgcttccTAAGGCAAGAAAGCGTCACAGAAAAGcttatcaagtacgtggtccaaCGTTACAGGAACAAGTCTTTAGTCATGTGGACAACCAGGCAGATGatccacatgcatataccttagtaaaggaaggcaaacctcgttctacgcctataaaaaggaggaaaagggaaggtccCGGCCGCCGTGTgggtcgccgcatgattattgatattcatttagaagtatTAGACGAATGCCAAATGGGGGATACTGACTTTATGGAAGAAGATTTCCTTAAAATCATTGtggaagaatttatgggtTCTAAGTtcataaaagaggaaagtgttcttaaggaacaaGTTTCAATGgctgatgttcctaaggaagaagtttctaaggaacaggttccaagttcagattccagGTTTacggtgtagtaaatattttatttctatttaaaacgattaaatattatttaggtatgaataaaataaaaattatggaGTAGAACCCTGTGGGGATATCCAAATATTAGGAAGTGGTAATGtaagaaatattcatatagAAAATTCTTATGTAGAAAGGATGGATGCAAAACCTATTAAAATTGATTTGTTCATTGAACACACACATCATCTctctggaatttttttttcattagaGGTTGCTAACAACATTGGGAACGGGACGaatttaaagaataaaaggagttccttttttttttttttgtttcaccttttcattttgatttatatatgtgtgtgtgtgattttttaaacatgtatatatgtgagaaACCgcgtacaaaatttttttttgttatatggggcttttttttttttaataatatgcAACAGATTTCTGTTGTTTCCTTCTGTAGTTCGAAAGTTCTTTCtgtattttataaaattaatattttctattttgtccaacaaatatattattcaaaatgGGATTTAATTtacgaaaagggaaaaaattatattgaATAAAACAAGTAATTACTCAATATTGTGTATTAAAGGAAGcgcaataatataaaattaaaacaatttatatatgtacccaGAGTTTCTTAAAAGAATTAGGGCATATATCATACTATATAAAAATAGCAGAATTCACGTTTCAAATTTATATacactgaacaaaaaaaaaaatatacacaataGTATATTCCTAATAGGAAAATAGTATTAAGACAAATATAGTTGAATGCTGCATATTACTTAGATAAAATGATGTTTTCTCGTTCAAAATACAAATCATATTTTAAAGAAGACGGTGAaagaattaattttttctttaaacatCGAATACAAACgtttatatattcacattATACTTCACTCTGCCACTTATCTTccataagaaaaaa encodes the following:
- a CDS encoding SICA antigen, whose amino-acid sequence is MKEEVEEYVKSCDDVSYDRKYKDVKPVDKLVCKQMLKALYFVNRLGNRWKNEDGIIEEEAKIREYMRCIIVSIFMYKLLESSCGKRKGVDYAVQVMENLLKSFKGESKENNCMWMKYNDISMGGRVVGRTIRRWLLADKSMRQELGRIWRTGTCQSQSKLKIEKKQDGVQSEGKIIELLEKYGEKLKEEEEKSWEEPNELLGLWKGYEKQDECAKGTFCERTKCVANKWVQNRTTKNGVGKSYSDMWDDGDIGADLKKLSAAMTDDSKTMGDECQDFGGMSSTNNSANKTVCELITAGLKHIYEIKVEDGDKDPLNDGSDQKSLDNQLFKQTMSCVLLNAFADKMIEQTKGKPCAITEDTINRAFTSGNTKKEEWCKVGGEANCFECIRDATYKGCEIVDKKGSRSEVKNEVEKMLQNSKNAEARQVIDAINNLCATTKPDSQVVKPSSKTTDASSPDNPMSPDEKAFIEKLSEENVNEGYISSFGSICGTEDEVTGGIITKEDQNFCKIILRNFLMTTMEDNSLIFTAGSARTWNIDRTVRCQILNLWMKQYKTKKSCDPEKMYEYIERNVKELMGPIVKAVSYQQCNYGADDSSYTSGVDTSLKSKEEQEWKKKIDEGIAKMNLGDNCGKTVYEEKKEANKSGETISTDQNSLGGSSIPLSNKLNPFDLLTPYFPTIPVAIATSVMSYLLWKYFGMLPKARKRHRKAYQVRGPTLQEQVFSHVDNQADDPHAYTLVKEGKPRSTPIKRRKREGPGRRVGRRMIIDIHLEVLDECQMGDTDFMEEDFLKIIVEEFMGSKFIKEESVLKEQVSMADVPKEEVSKEQVPSSDSRFTV